The following are from one region of the Halorussus rarus genome:
- a CDS encoding helix-turn-helix transcriptional regulator → MATQSELEDIDDLPPSAKLVFKVLEYKGALTQKQIVEESMLSARTVRYALERLEELDVVTEDVYFADARQNLYEIDVACDTSADGADAQKCAE, encoded by the coding sequence ATGGCTACTCAGTCCGAGCTGGAGGACATCGACGACCTGCCACCCAGCGCGAAGTTGGTCTTCAAGGTGCTGGAGTACAAGGGCGCGCTCACGCAGAAACAGATCGTCGAGGAGTCGATGCTGTCGGCCCGCACCGTGCGGTACGCGCTCGAGCGACTGGAGGAACTCGACGTGGTGACCGAGGACGTGTACTTCGCTGACGCGCGTCAGAACCTCTACGAGATAGACGTCGCCTGCGACACCTCGGCCGACGGCGCCGACGCCCAGAAGTGCGCCGAGTGA
- a CDS encoding TrmB family transcriptional regulator, translating to MSAHDAVEALKELGLSNYEARVFVALQRLGTGTAQSVSRESDVPRSQVYGAADDLANRGLVEVVESSPKEYRPVSLSAAREQLRARIEREHERAFRNLDALRDEHADRGDDRDVATLRGHHAIHERVADLVDGATERVIMVAGRGDLISEQVAAALRERADAGVSVLLVTEDQTVADRFADAPVRVTVASPDRTGEFTGRTLLVDDATVLLSVRTEDGPEPFAETALWTADSRIGDILAEYVHAGMQSGFEAGGESED from the coding sequence ATGAGCGCGCACGACGCAGTCGAGGCGCTGAAGGAGCTCGGCCTGTCGAACTACGAGGCGCGGGTGTTCGTGGCGCTCCAGCGCCTCGGAACCGGGACCGCCCAGTCGGTCAGCCGGGAATCGGACGTGCCGCGGTCGCAGGTGTACGGCGCGGCCGACGACCTGGCGAACCGGGGGCTGGTCGAGGTGGTCGAGTCCTCGCCCAAGGAGTACCGCCCGGTGAGCCTCTCGGCCGCCCGCGAGCAGCTCCGGGCCCGCATCGAGCGCGAGCACGAGCGGGCCTTCCGGAACCTCGACGCGCTCCGGGACGAGCACGCCGACCGCGGCGACGACCGCGACGTGGCGACCCTCCGCGGCCACCACGCGATCCACGAGCGCGTCGCGGACCTGGTCGACGGGGCGACCGAGCGGGTGATCATGGTGGCCGGCCGCGGCGACCTGATCTCGGAGCAAGTCGCGGCGGCGTTACGGGAGCGGGCCGACGCCGGCGTGTCGGTCCTGCTGGTCACCGAGGACCAGACGGTGGCCGACCGGTTCGCCGACGCGCCGGTCCGGGTCACGGTCGCCTCGCCCGACCGGACCGGCGAGTTCACCGGCCGGACGCTGCTGGTGGACGACGCGACCGTGCTGCTGTCGGTCCGGACCGAAGACGGCCCCGAACCGTTCGCCGAGACCGCGCTCTGGACCGCCGACTCGCGCATCGGCGACATCCTCGCCGAGTACGTCCACGCCGGGATGCAGTCGGGGTTCGAGGCGGGCGGGGAGTCGGAGGACTGA
- a CDS encoding efflux RND transporter permease subunit has protein sequence MSLPDRYADVLTSYSRVVLALLLVSTAVVGYGAANVDSGLTIASFGSDSTEAQKLDYIEANFATGDENTSVMQVVVRGDDVLTRESLLETLRLQQRLRDDETVGPTLREGQPTVGLSNLVATAAIRRARAGNATAANDSRGAPAPRRPTLDAQIAQLESMSQSEIDRVLLGVLDPDRAATGPVDPYTLLATDYEPGTTTASARVLFVFQRNDAGGDSLSEDAAAAQLATRDVADRTVDSTGVFVFGAGIVDELSGQATGESFAVITPFALVLVLGVLFVAYRDLLDVALGLLGTLLVLVWMGGFMGWAGVGVTQIIIAVPFLLIGLSIDYALHVVMRYREARAEEHDRSPREAMRVGLAGVAVALAATTFTTAVGFTSNLVSPIESIRQFGLVSAFGIVSAFVVFAGLLPALKLELDGLLERLGVDRRKRAFGTGGTAVNRLLGLGATAARRLPVAVVLVALAVSAAGGYAATDVDTSINQVDFLPRDSPAWMDSLPGPLRPSDYEIRENVVFLNDRFVQSRDRSQVQILVEGPVTAPDTLDRLAAAREEINDSSTAITLASGRPAVDGPLSVVRRVAAENETVARVVAERDADGDGVPDEDLAAVYDAVYAAAPEEAAGVIHRADGEYRALRLSVSVRGGSDTGAVTSEMRAVAASVESGTDLTVTATGQPIINEIVNAELLLTLVETFLITLGVIVAFLTAVFYRRYGTLSLGAVTMVPVVFALSWILGAMYLLDIPFTTETAIIASIAIGIGVDYSIHISERFVDELSAAGDPVAALETTLAGTGGALLASAVTTAGGFGVLLLALVPSLQRFGAVTGTAIVFAFASSVVVLPSLLVLWYRYLGAGTPVGGSAAGTAGD, from the coding sequence ATGAGCCTCCCCGACCGCTACGCCGACGTGCTGACGTCGTACAGCAGAGTCGTTCTCGCGCTGCTGCTCGTCTCGACCGCCGTCGTCGGCTACGGCGCGGCGAACGTCGACTCCGGACTGACCATCGCGAGCTTCGGCAGCGACTCGACCGAGGCGCAGAAGCTCGACTACATCGAGGCCAACTTCGCCACCGGCGACGAGAACACCTCGGTGATGCAGGTCGTCGTGCGCGGCGACGACGTGCTGACCAGGGAGTCGCTGCTCGAAACCCTGCGACTCCAGCAGCGGCTCCGCGACGACGAGACGGTGGGGCCGACGCTCCGCGAGGGGCAGCCGACCGTCGGGCTCTCGAACCTCGTCGCGACCGCCGCGATCCGCCGGGCGCGGGCCGGGAACGCGACCGCCGCGAACGACTCCCGCGGCGCGCCGGCCCCGCGCCGACCGACGCTGGACGCCCAGATCGCCCAGTTGGAGTCGATGTCGCAGTCCGAGATCGACCGCGTCCTCCTGGGCGTGCTCGACCCCGACCGAGCCGCGACCGGCCCGGTCGACCCCTACACGCTGCTGGCGACCGACTACGAGCCGGGCACCACGACCGCCTCTGCCCGCGTCCTCTTCGTCTTCCAGCGCAACGACGCCGGCGGCGACTCGCTCTCCGAGGACGCGGCGGCGGCCCAGCTCGCGACCCGCGACGTCGCCGACCGGACCGTCGACTCGACCGGCGTGTTCGTGTTCGGCGCGGGCATCGTCGACGAACTGTCCGGGCAGGCGACCGGCGAGAGCTTCGCGGTCATCACCCCGTTCGCGCTCGTGCTCGTCCTCGGCGTCCTGTTCGTCGCCTACCGCGACCTGCTCGACGTGGCGCTCGGGCTCCTCGGGACGCTGCTCGTCCTGGTCTGGATGGGCGGGTTCATGGGGTGGGCCGGCGTCGGCGTCACCCAGATCATCATCGCGGTCCCGTTCCTGCTCATCGGCCTCAGTATCGACTACGCGCTCCACGTCGTCATGCGCTACCGCGAGGCCAGGGCCGAGGAGCACGACCGCTCGCCCCGCGAGGCGATGCGGGTCGGCCTCGCCGGCGTGGCCGTCGCGCTCGCGGCGACGACCTTCACGACCGCGGTCGGGTTCACCTCGAACCTGGTGAGCCCCATCGAGTCCATCCGGCAGTTCGGACTGGTGAGCGCGTTCGGCATCGTCTCGGCGTTCGTGGTGTTCGCCGGCCTGCTGCCCGCGCTCAAGCTTGAGCTCGACGGGCTGCTCGAACGCCTCGGGGTCGACCGCCGCAAGCGGGCGTTCGGCACCGGCGGGACCGCCGTGAACCGGCTGCTGGGCCTGGGCGCGACCGCGGCCCGCAGGCTCCCGGTCGCGGTCGTCCTGGTCGCGCTGGCCGTGAGCGCGGCCGGGGGCTACGCCGCGACCGACGTCGACACCTCGATAAACCAGGTCGACTTCCTGCCGCGGGACTCCCCGGCGTGGATGGACTCGCTGCCCGGCCCGCTCCGGCCGAGCGACTACGAGATCCGGGAGAACGTCGTCTTCCTCAACGACAGGTTCGTCCAGTCGCGCGACCGGTCGCAGGTCCAAATACTGGTGGAGGGGCCGGTCACCGCCCCGGACACCCTCGACCGCCTCGCGGCCGCCCGCGAGGAGATAAACGATAGTTCGACCGCCATCACGCTGGCCTCCGGCCGGCCCGCGGTCGACGGCCCCCTCTCGGTCGTCCGGCGGGTCGCGGCCGAGAACGAGACGGTCGCCCGGGTCGTCGCCGAGCGCGACGCCGACGGCGACGGCGTGCCCGACGAGGACCTGGCGGCGGTCTACGACGCGGTGTACGCCGCCGCGCCCGAGGAGGCCGCCGGGGTCATCCACCGCGCCGACGGCGAGTACCGCGCGCTCCGGCTCTCGGTGTCGGTCCGCGGCGGGTCGGACACCGGCGCGGTCACGAGCGAGATGCGGGCCGTCGCCGCGTCCGTCGAGTCCGGGACCGACCTCACCGTCACCGCGACGGGCCAGCCGATCATCAACGAGATCGTCAACGCGGAACTGCTGCTCACGCTGGTCGAGACGTTCCTCATCACGCTCGGTGTCATCGTCGCGTTCCTGACCGCCGTCTTCTACCGGCGGTACGGCACCCTCTCGCTCGGCGCGGTCACCATGGTCCCCGTGGTGTTCGCGCTGAGCTGGATCCTGGGGGCGATGTACCTGCTGGACATCCCGTTCACCACCGAGACGGCCATCATCGCCAGCATCGCCATCGGCATCGGCGTCGACTACTCTATCCACATCAGCGAGCGGTTCGTCGACGAGCTGTCGGCCGCCGGCGACCCGGTCGCGGCGCTGGAGACGACGCTCGCCGGTACCGGCGGCGCGCTGCTGGCGAGCGCGGTCACGACCGCCGGCGGGTTCGGGGTGCTGCTGCTCGCGCTGGTCCCCTCGCTCCAGCGCTTCGGCGCGGTCACGGGCACCGCCATCGTCTTCGCGTTCGCGTCGAGCGTGGTCGTCCTGCCGAGTCTGCTCGTCCTCTGGTACCGGTACCTCGGCGCGGGGACGCCGGTCGGCGGGTCGGCGGCCGGGACGGCGGGCGACTGA
- a CDS encoding pyridoxamine 5'-phosphate oxidase family protein, giving the protein MYTDESPAGADPEPSVENSGDVRMSADAVEEFLDRRGWGCLTLASDGDAYAIPMSFGYDGDGTLYFFVQADRDGRKMAYLDATRTATFLVPEIRPPSWTSAVVRGGIERVPDENVEAAYAAFAANAWFPACPWTGDRHPTAFEFYRLDADEMTGRSSSAAGE; this is encoded by the coding sequence ATGTACACCGACGAATCTCCTGCGGGAGCCGACCCTGAACCGTCCGTCGAGAACTCCGGTGACGTCCGGATGTCGGCCGACGCGGTCGAGGAGTTCCTCGACCGGCGAGGGTGGGGCTGCCTGACGCTCGCGAGCGACGGCGACGCCTACGCGATACCGATGTCGTTCGGCTACGACGGCGACGGAACGCTCTACTTCTTCGTCCAGGCCGACCGCGACGGGCGGAAGATGGCGTACCTCGACGCGACCCGGACCGCCACCTTCCTCGTCCCCGAGATCCGACCGCCGTCGTGGACCAGCGCGGTCGTCCGGGGCGGAATCGAGCGCGTCCCCGACGAGAACGTCGAGGCGGCGTACGCCGCCTTCGCGGCGAACGCGTGGTTCCCGGCGTGTCCGTGGACCGGCGACAGGCACCCGACCGCGTTCGAGTTCTACCGGCTCGACGCCGACGAGATGACCGGGCGGAGTTCGAGCGCCGCCGGCGAGTAG
- a CDS encoding PINc/VapC family ATPase yields MNVLPDTSVVIDGRISERVEDGDFEGATVLVPEAVVAELEAQANGGADSGWDGLAELQRLADLADEGTIELRYVGARPDADEQGRASEGEIDARIRDLAAEHDAVFVTSDVVQSEVAQAKGIEVEYVSPRVDETEVGRLAVEDYFDEQTMSVHLKAGVEPMAKRGDVGDMHYQTIRDDPLDEERLRELAQEIVDSAKESDEGFIELDEPGMTIVQFRDYRIAIAEPPFADGWEITAVRPIVKTDMDDYEYAEELRERLLERQRGVLIAGSPGAGKSTFAQAVGEFLSDNDFAVKTMEKPRDLQVGPEITQYTELGGEMEKTADSLLMVRPDYTIYDEVRKTDDFEVFADMRLAGVGMIGVVHATRAIDALQRLVGRVELGMIPQIVDTVVYIEAGEVNKVYDVSTQVKVPEGLMEEDLARPVIMIQDFETGRPEYEIYTFNRQVVTVPLNEGEREESGVSKLAKQEIEREIQSVARDRVDVDVQGQNRATVYVSDDDISYVIGKGGGRIDDIENRLGIDIDVRTHDEKPQSASGAPGAAGGAGGGAAQGETVTPDITSRHIVLPTDGHAGETVEVQADGEYLFTATVGRGGDIQVSRGSAIAEELERAIDREQAITVVGA; encoded by the coding sequence ATGAACGTACTTCCGGACACGAGCGTCGTCATCGACGGCCGGATCTCCGAGCGCGTCGAGGACGGCGACTTCGAGGGCGCGACGGTGCTCGTCCCCGAGGCCGTCGTGGCCGAACTCGAGGCCCAGGCCAACGGCGGCGCCGACAGCGGCTGGGATGGCCTCGCGGAGCTCCAGCGGCTCGCCGACCTGGCCGACGAGGGGACCATCGAACTGCGGTACGTCGGCGCGCGGCCCGACGCCGACGAGCAGGGCCGGGCCAGCGAGGGCGAGATCGACGCCCGCATCCGGGACCTCGCCGCCGAGCACGACGCGGTGTTCGTCACCAGCGACGTAGTCCAGAGCGAGGTGGCCCAGGCGAAGGGCATCGAGGTCGAGTACGTCTCCCCGCGGGTCGACGAGACCGAGGTCGGCCGGCTGGCGGTCGAGGACTACTTCGACGAGCAGACGATGAGCGTCCACCTCAAGGCCGGCGTCGAGCCGATGGCCAAGCGCGGCGACGTCGGCGACATGCACTACCAGACCATCCGCGACGACCCGCTCGACGAGGAGCGGCTCAGGGAGCTCGCACAGGAGATCGTCGACAGCGCCAAGGAGAGCGACGAGGGGTTCATCGAGCTCGACGAACCCGGGATGACCATCGTCCAGTTCCGCGACTACCGGATCGCCATCGCGGAGCCGCCGTTCGCCGACGGCTGGGAGATCACCGCGGTCCGGCCCATCGTCAAGACCGACATGGACGACTACGAGTACGCCGAGGAGCTCAGAGAGCGGCTGCTCGAGCGCCAGCGCGGCGTGCTCATCGCCGGGTCGCCCGGCGCCGGGAAGTCGACGTTCGCCCAGGCGGTCGGGGAGTTCCTCTCGGACAACGACTTCGCGGTCAAGACGATGGAGAAGCCCCGCGACCTCCAGGTCGGCCCCGAGATCACCCAGTACACGGAGCTCGGCGGCGAGATGGAGAAGACCGCCGACTCGCTGCTGATGGTCCGGCCCGACTACACAATCTACGACGAGGTGCGAAAGACCGACGACTTCGAGGTGTTCGCCGACATGCGGCTCGCGGGCGTCGGGATGATCGGCGTGGTCCACGCGACCCGGGCCATCGACGCGCTCCAGCGGCTGGTCGGCCGGGTCGAGCTCGGGATGATCCCCCAGATCGTCGACACCGTCGTCTACATCGAGGCCGGAGAGGTGAACAAGGTGTACGACGTCTCGACCCAGGTCAAGGTGCCCGAGGGGCTGATGGAGGAGGACCTGGCCCGCCCGGTCATCATGATCCAGGACTTCGAGACCGGCCGGCCCGAGTACGAGATCTACACCTTCAACCGCCAGGTCGTCACCGTCCCGCTCAACGAGGGCGAGCGCGAGGAGAGCGGCGTCTCGAAGCTGGCGAAACAGGAGATCGAGCGCGAGATCCAGTCGGTCGCCCGCGACCGGGTCGACGTCGACGTCCAGGGGCAGAACCGCGCCACGGTCTACGTCAGCGACGACGACATCTCCTACGTCATCGGCAAGGGCGGCGGCCGCATCGACGACATCGAGAACCGCTTGGGCATCGACATCGACGTCCGCACCCACGACGAGAAGCCCCAGTCGGCCTCGGGCGCACCCGGCGCTGCGGGCGGTGCAGGCGGCGGGGCCGCGCAGGGCGAGACGGTGACGCCCGACATCACCTCCCGGCACATCGTGCTGCCGACCGACGGCCACGCCGGCGAGACGGTCGAGGTCCAGGCCGACGGCGAGTACCTCTTCACCGCGACCGTGGGCCGGGGCGGCGACATCCAGGTCTCGCGGGGCAGCGCCATCGCCGAGGAACTCGAACGGGCCATCGACCGCGAGCAGGCGATCACCGTCGTGGGGGCGTAA